One genomic segment of Pongo abelii isolate AG06213 chromosome 13, NHGRI_mPonAbe1-v2.0_pri, whole genome shotgun sequence includes these proteins:
- the LOC134759779 gene encoding adenylate kinase 4, mitochondrial-like, whose amino-acid sequence MASKLLRAVILGPPDSGKGTVCQRIAQNFGLQHLSSGHFLRENIKANTEVGEMAKQYIEKSLLVPDHVITRLMMSELENRCGQHWLLDGFPRTLGQAEALDKICEVDLVISLNIPFETLKDRLSRRWIHPPSGRVYNLDFNPPHVHGIDDVTGEPLVQQEDDKPEAVAARLRQYKDVAKPVIELYKS is encoded by the coding sequence ATGGCTTCCAAACTCCTGCGCGCGGTCATCCTCGGGCCGCCCGACTCGGGCAAGGGCACCGTGTGCCAGAGGATCGCCCAGAACTTTGGCCTCCAGCACCTCTCCAGCGGCCACTTCTTGCGGGAGAACATCAAGGCCAACACCGAAGTTGGTGAGATGGCAAAGCAGTATATAGAGAAAAGTCTTTTGGTTCCAGACCATGTGATCACACGCCTAATGATGTCCGAGTTGGAGAATAGGTGTGGCCAGCACTGGCTCCTTGATGGTTTTCCTAGGACATTAGGACAAGCCGAAGCCCTGGACAAAATCTGTGAAGTGGATCTAGTGATCAGTTTGAATATTCCATTTGAAACACTTAAAGATCGTCTCAGCCGCCGTTGGATTCACCCTCCTAGTGGAAGGGTATATAACCTGGACTTCAATCCACCTCATGTACATGGTATTGATGACGTCACTGGTGAACCATTAGTCCAGCAGGAGGATGATAAACCCGAAGCAGTTGCTGCCAGGCTAAGACAGTACAAAGATGTGGCAAAGCCAGTCATTGAATTATACAAGAGCTGA